A single Garra rufa chromosome 9, GarRuf1.0, whole genome shotgun sequence DNA region contains:
- the tdp2a gene encoding tyrosyl-DNA phosphodiesterase 2 — MEEPPCSPSHICSGEPLVGCNDTATTLVDIKVQGKTGKKNKKHKKRQNAACQIKTDSDCYAEQLSFPQHLPEHLENRSAGSKNKKKSQKTRILSLGTSLASSSHHEETNSSQQASAQPTCDQSTQTESPQLQSFQTQSTQTPPIQGIHTPSTESTSTQTIQSSFPLQQAYWGKSFTDQSTDEQETQSSSRSQLTVLSWNIDGLDMENIFYRVKGLLSQFGKYRADIVLLQELVPGCLTMLQNIMKDYQFLQGSEDGYFTAILIRKDRVQFLQSNIVKYPTTEMGRNLLIANVSFLGHPLCIMTSHLESCKSSSQERLNQLRRVWKWMKEAPQDHTVIFGGDTNLRDWEVKKLGGLPDGISDVWEMLGKPEESRYTWDTSINDNKDIPNSIRLRFDRLFLRTATEGAKLQPESMNLIGMEKLKCDYFISDHWGILCTFKFGESEE, encoded by the exons ATGGAAGAACCACCCTGTTCACCAAG TCATATCTGCTCAGGAGAGCCACTTGTGGGCTGTAATGACACTGCAACAACTCTTGTGGACATTAAAGTTCAGGGGAAAACTGGGAAGAAGAACAAAAAGCATAAAAAGAGACAAAATGCTGCATGTCAAATAAAAACAGACAGCGATTGCTATGCTGAGCAGTTATCATTCCCACAACACCTGCCTGAGCACCTCGAAAACAGGTCTGCAGgatcaaaaaacaaaaagaagagCCAAAAAACAAGAATCCTTTCACTTGGAACTTCACTTGCAAGCTCCTCTCATCACGAAGAAACCAACAGTTCACAGCAAGCATCAGCTCAGCCTACCTGTGACCAATCAACCCAGACAGAGTCTCCCCAACTTCAGTCTTTCCAAACGCAGTCAACACAAACCCCTCCAATCCAGGGTATACACACGCCATCAACAGAATCCACATCAACTCAGACAATACAGTCTAGTTTCCCCTTGCAGCAGGCATACTGGGGAAAATCTTTCACAGATCAATCCACTGATGAACAGGAAACCCAATCCAGCTCCAGAAGTCAACTAACTGTGTTATCCTGGAATATAGATGGCCTGGATATGGAGAATATCTTTTACCGAGTCAAAGGTCTGCTGTCACAATTTGGAAA GTACCGTGCAGATATAGTACTTTTGCAAGAGCTTGTTCCAGGTTGTTTGACGATGTTACAGAACATTATGAAAGACTATCAGTTTCTGCAAG GCAGTGAGGATGGCTATTTCACTGCCATTTTGATCAGAAAGGACAGAGTGCAATTCCTCCAGAGCAACATAGTGAAGTACCCCACCACAGAGATGGGAAGGAACCTGCTTATAGCAAAC GTGAGTTTTTTAGGGCATCCACTGTGCATTATGACATCTCACTTGGAAAGCTGTAAGTCCAGTTCTCAAGAACGCTTGAATCAGTTGCGGAGAGTCTGGAAATGGATGAAAGAGGCTCCACAGGACCACACAGTTATATTTGGAGGAGATACCAACCTTAGAGATTGGGAG GTAAAGAAGCTCGGGGGGCTGCCAGACGGTATCTCTGATGTGTGGGAGATGCTGGGGAAACCCGAGGAAAGCAGATACACCTGGGACACATCCATTAATGATAACAAAGACATCCCTAATTCTATACGCCTTCGATTTGACAGACTGTTCCTCAGAACAGCCACAGAGGGTGCCAAACTACAGCCAGAAAGCATGAACCTGATTGGTATGGAGAAGCTGAAGTGTGACTACTTCATCAGCGATCACTGGGGCATCCTTTGTACCTTCAAATTTGGTGAATCAGAAGAGTAG